CCCCGCACCTACATGCCCACCCGCCTCGGAGCGCTGGCCGAGCACCTCGGGGCCGAGCTGCACGGGGATGCCGATGTGCTCGTTCATCGCGTCGCCACCCTGGACAGCGCCGGGGGCGGCGATGTCTCGTTCCTCTTCAACCGCCGTTATCGGAAGTTCCTAGCCGTGACCGGCGCCTCGGCGGTGATCCTGGGACATGCCGATCTGGCGGCCTGTCCCGCAGCCGCGCTCGTGACCGACAACCCCTATCTCGGTTATGCACGGGCCGCCGCCCTGCTCCATCCCGGCCCTTGTGTGGTGCCGGGGGTGCATGCCACGGCAGAGGTCGGCAACGGGGCCGAGGTGGACGATAGCGCCGCCATCGGCGCCTATACGGTCGTGGGAGCGGGTGCGATCATCGGGGCATGTGCCGACCTCGGGCCCGCGTGCGTCATCGGATCGGGGGTACGCATCGGGGCGTATACGCGCTTGGTCGCGCGAGTGACGGTGCTGGCCGAGGCCACCCTGGGCCGCCGCTGTCTCGTCCACCCCGGCACCGTGATCGGCGCGGACGGTTTCGGTCTGGCGCGGGAGCGCGGGGTGTGGATCAAGATCCCCCAGATCGGCAGCGTGCATATCGGGGACGACGTCGAGATCGGAGCCAACACCACCATCGACCGGGGCGCCTTGAAAGACACGGTGATCGAGGACGGGGTCAAGCTCGATAACCAGATCCAGATAGGCCATAATGTGCACATCGGCGCGCATAGCGCCATCGCCGGTTGTGTCGGGATCGCCGGCAGCACGCGCATCGGCAAGCGCTGCACGATCGGCGGGGGCGCGGAGTTCGCGGGACATATCGAGATCTGCGACGATGTCGTGATCGGCGGGGCCACCTCGGTGACCAAGTCGATCCGAAAGCCCGGGACCTATTCGGCGGTGTGGCCAGCCAAGGAAGCTCTGGAATGGCGGCGCAGCGTCGGGCGCTTCAACCGTATCGGCCGCCACAATACCGCTGAGCCCCCGGCCGATGAGCCGGTCTCTCCCGTCGGCGACGAAGATTGACGGGGGACGACGGGTGATCCGGGATACGCCGTCCGCGCGTCGCTGACGGATACATTCAAATCTCTTCGAGCATCCCGCGACGATGTTGCTTGATATCCAACAGATCCTCCAGCGCCTCCCCCACCGCTATCCGTTTCTGCTGGTGGATAAGGTGATCGAGTGCCGGACCGGTCAGTCGATCCTGGCGGTGAAAAACGTCTCTTACAACGAACCCTTTTTCTCCGGGCATTTTCCCGGCCGGCCGGTGATGCCCGGGGTCATGATCCTGGAGGCCATGGCCCAGACCACGGCCTTGCTGGCGTTCGGCTCCGAACCCGAGGGATCCCAGCCCGATACCCTCTATTATCTCGTGGGGGTGGATAAGGCCCGGTTCAAGAAGCCTGTGGTACCGGGTGATCAGTTGCTGATGGAGGCACACCTGACGCGCGAGATCCGAGGGATCTATCGCTTCGAAGCAGAGGCCAGGGTCGATGGCAAGTTGGTCGCCAGCGCGGAGATCATGGCCACGCAGGCGTTCGGCCCGCGTTGATCGAGCCCCTGGCGTTGATCGACCCATTGCACGACCCACTATCGTTGATCGAGCCGCAGGCGGACATCGATCCCCGCGCGGTTATCGATCCAGACGCCCGGATCGCCGCCGGTGTCCATGTCGGGCCTTACTCCGTCATCGGCCCCGACGTCGAGATCGGGGAGGGCACCTGGATCGGCCCGCACGTGGTCCTGAACGGCCCGACGCGCATCGGGTGCGACAACCGGATCCATCAGTTCTGCTCCCTCGGCGACGACCCGCAGGACAAGAAATACCGCGGTGAGCGCGCCGAGACCCGCCTGCAGATCGGGGATCGGAACACCATCCGTGAATATTGCACCATGAACCGGGGCACGGTGCAGGGCGGGGGCGTGACCCGCATCGGCGACGACAACTGGATCATGGCCTATGTCCACATCGCGCACGATTGCATCATCGGGAATCATACGGTGTTCGCGAACGGCGCCTCGCTTGCCGGTCACGTGGTGGTCGAGGACCATGCGATCCTGGGCGGCTTCACCCTGGTCCATCAGTTCTGCCGGATCGGTGCCTACAGCTTCTCGGCGTTCTCCTCGACCATCGCCAAGGACCTCCCGCCCTATATGATGGTGTCCCGCGAGTCGGCCAAGGCGCATGGCCTCAATCGGGAGGGTTTGCGACGCCATGGTTGCAGCCCCGAGACCATCGATCTTCTGCGGCGCGCCTACCGCATCCTGTACCGGGAAAACCTGACCGTGGCCGAATCGCTCGCCCTCCTCCGCGAGATGGTCGAGGAATGCCCCGAGGTGCAAAGGCTGGTCGATTTCGTGGCCCAGTCGACGCGCGGCATCATCCGCTGAGAGCCGCCAATAATACGTGAAAAAGCTCAAGGCCGCGGTGATCGGCGCGGGCTATCTCGGTCGTTTTCACGCCGAGAAGTACGCGGCGCTGCCCGAAATCGAGCTCGTGGCGGTGGTGGATGTCGACGAAGGGCGCGCCGAGGCGCTGGCCTCGATGCACGGGGCGCGTGGCGCCACAGACTTCCGCGAGTTGCTCGGCGAGGTCCAGATCGCCTCGGTCGTGGTGCCGACCGACGCCCATTTCCCCATCGCCTGCGCGCTCCTCGGATCCGGGGTGCATGTCTTGGTCGAGAAACCCATGGCCGCCAGTCTGGCGGAGGCCGACCGCATGATCGAGCTGGCCAGGCGCGCGGGCCTGGTGTTGCAGATCGGACACCTGGAGCGTTTCAACGCCGCCCTGCTCGCGCTCGGCGGCATCCTCAACCAACCGCTCTTCATAGAGTCGCATCGCATCGCCGCCTTCGGGCCGCGCGGCCTCGAGGTGAGCGTGGTCCTGGACCTCATGATCCACGATATCGATATCATCTTGAGCATCGTGAAGAGTCCGGTGACGGCCATCCGCCCCACGGGACTGCCGGTCCTGAGCGGGGAGGTGGACATCGCCCACGCGCGGCTCGAATTCGCGAGCGGCTGCGTGGCCAACGTGACCGCGAGCCGCGTGGGCCGGGAGCCGCTGCGCAAGGTGCGGGTGTTCCAACACGATGGCTATATCTCGATCGATTACCTTTGCCGTAAGGTCGCCGTGTGCCGGCGGGAGGGCGGTCCGGAGGGCTTGCGGATCACGACCGAGGAACTGGGCTTCGAAAGGCAGGATGCCCTCCTCATGGAGATCCAGGCCTTCGTCCAGGCGGTCCGCGAGGGTACGCCCGCCGCCGTCACCGGCGAAGAGGGCCGAGCCGCGCTGGCGGTGGCGCTCGCCATCTCCGAGGCCATCCGGGATCAGGAGGCCGCGTTCCGGGCGCGCGGCGTCTTTGTGCCGGAGAACCCAATCTAGCCGGTCGACGGTCGGAACCGAGGCCCTATCGTCTTCATAAATGTACATGGCGCGTTTTCCGGTCCCGTCGATCCCGTGAGCACGCTTGGATCCGATAGGGTTGGGCCCCGCATCCACCCGAGCGCCATCGTCGATCCCGGCGCGCGTCTCGCCGAGGGCATCGAGATCGGCCCGTACGCCGTCATCGAGGCCGACGTCGAGATCGGTCCGGACTGCCGGATCGCGGCCCATGCCGTGATCAAACGCTACACGCGGATGGGCCGCGGCAACCGGGTCCACGAGCACGCGGTGCTCGGCGGGACGCCGCAGGACCTGGCCTTCAGGGGTGTGCAGAGCGGCCTCGAGATCGGCGACGGCAACACCATACGCGAGGGCGTGACCCTGCATCGGGCCACCCGTGAGGGCCACTGCACACGCATCGGGGACGGCACTTTCCTCATGGCCTATTCCCATGTCGCCCACGATTGCACGGTCGGCAGCCACGTGGTGATCGCCAACGGGGCGTGCCTGGGCGGACACGTCTCGGTCGGGGAGCGCGCCTTCCTGTCGGCCGCCGTCGCGGTCCATCAGTTCTGCCGCATCGGGCGGTTGTGCATGGTCTCCGGGCTCGCCGGGGTCAACATGGACTGCCTCCCCTTCACCCTGGTCACCGGGGCCCCGGCGCGGGTGGTCGGGCTCAACAAGGTCGGGCTCCAGCGCGCCGGCATGGACCCCGAGGCCATCGCGGATCTCAAGCGCGCCTTCCAGCGTTTGTTCGCAGAGGCGGGCGCCACGCGCGAGGCCCTGGCGGCGCTCTCGGAGCAGTCATCCCCGCTGGTGCGGGAGTGGGTGGAGTTCATCCGGGGCTCGTCGCGCGGTTTCGCACGACAGTGCCCTTGAACGGCGGCGCGCGCCGCCCCTGTCGGGCCATGATCCGTATCGGGCCATGATCCGAATTGCCCGATGATCCGAATCGGCATCGTCGCCGGCGAGGCCTCCGGCGATCGGCTCGCGGCCGGCCTCATCGCCGCCCTCCGCGCGCGCTCTGGGACGATAGAGGTCGAGGGCGTCGCCGGGCCGGCCATGATCGCCGAGGGATGTCGGGCCCTCTACCCCTCCGAGCGGCTGGCGGTGATGGGGATCCCGGAGGTGGTCCGGCGTTATGCCGAGCTATCCCGCATGCGGCGCGCGCTCATCGGGCATTTCACCGCGCATCCTCCGGACTGTTTCATCGGGGTCGATGCCCCGGAGTTCAACCTACGGCTCTTGGCGCGTCTTCGCGCGCGCGGCATACGGACGGTGCAGTACGTGAGCCCACAGGTATGGGCCTGGCGCGAGGGGCGGGTGAGGCTCATCGCGCGCGCCGTCGATCTCATGCTGGTGTTGTTTCCCTTCGAAGAGGTGTATTACCGAAATCACCAGGTTCCGGTCCGCTACGTCGGCCACCCGCTGGCCGATGAACCGGCCGCGGCGCTCGATCAGGCCGGCCTGCGCGGGGCCCTGGGACTGTCTCGAAACGGCCCGCTCCTCACGCTCTTGCCGGGCAGCCGCAGCAACGAATGGCGTTACCACGTGACTCCCTTCGTCGAGACCGCCGCCTGGCTGCACGACCGACACTCAGGACTGCGCTTCGCGGTGGCGGCGGTATCCGGAGAGGCGCGCACCGCGTTCGAACAGGCATTATCCCGGTCGGCCCCCGAGCTTCCGGCGACCGTCATCCTCGGGCGGGCGCGTGAGGTGATAGCCGCGGCGGATGCGGTGCTAACCGTATCGGGGACGGCTGCCCTCGAGTGCCTCTTGGCGCACAGGCCCATGGTGGTGACCTACCGCATGGCGGCGGTGAGCTATCTGGTCGCGCGGCT
This region of Pseudomonadota bacterium genomic DNA includes:
- the lpxB gene encoding lipid-A-disaccharide synthase is translated as MIRIGIVAGEASGDRLAAGLIAALRARSGTIEVEGVAGPAMIAEGCRALYPSERLAVMGIPEVVRRYAELSRMRRALIGHFTAHPPDCFIGVDAPEFNLRLLARLRARGIRTVQYVSPQVWAWREGRVRLIARAVDLMLVLFPFEEVYYRNHQVPVRYVGHPLADEPAAALDQAGLRGALGLSRNGPLLTLLPGSRSNEWRYHVTPFVETAAWLHDRHSGLRFAVAAVSGEARTAFEQALSRSAPELPATVILGRAREVIAAADAVLTVSGTAALECLLAHRPMVVTYRMAAVSYLVARLLVRVPYFSLPNLLAGRRLVPEFLQGDVRAECLGPELLRLLNGGEEIALLERELAAIQRALRRDASRTAADAVLGLIGRS
- the lpxA gene encoding acyl-ACP--UDP-N-acetylglucosamine O-acyltransferase → MDPLHDPLSLIEPQADIDPRAVIDPDARIAAGVHVGPYSVIGPDVEIGEGTWIGPHVVLNGPTRIGCDNRIHQFCSLGDDPQDKKYRGERAETRLQIGDRNTIREYCTMNRGTVQGGGVTRIGDDNWIMAYVHIAHDCIIGNHTVFANGASLAGHVVVEDHAILGGFTLVHQFCRIGAYSFSAFSSTIAKDLPPYMMVSRESAKAHGLNREGLRRHGCSPETIDLLRRAYRILYRENLTVAESLALLREMVEECPEVQRLVDFVAQSTRGIIR
- the lpxD gene encoding UDP-3-O-(3-hydroxymyristoyl)glucosamine N-acyltransferase, with the protein product MPTRLGALAEHLGAELHGDADVLVHRVATLDSAGGGDVSFLFNRRYRKFLAVTGASAVILGHADLAACPAAALVTDNPYLGYARAAALLHPGPCVVPGVHATAEVGNGAEVDDSAAIGAYTVVGAGAIIGACADLGPACVIGSGVRIGAYTRLVARVTVLAEATLGRRCLVHPGTVIGADGFGLARERGVWIKIPQIGSVHIGDDVEIGANTTIDRGALKDTVIEDGVKLDNQIQIGHNVHIGAHSAIAGCVGIAGSTRIGKRCTIGGGAEFAGHIEICDDVVIGGATSVTKSIRKPGTYSAVWPAKEALEWRRSVGRFNRIGRHNTAEPPADEPVSPVGDED
- a CDS encoding Gfo/Idh/MocA family oxidoreductase, coding for MKKLKAAVIGAGYLGRFHAEKYAALPEIELVAVVDVDEGRAEALASMHGARGATDFRELLGEVQIASVVVPTDAHFPIACALLGSGVHVLVEKPMAASLAEADRMIELARRAGLVLQIGHLERFNAALLALGGILNQPLFIESHRIAAFGPRGLEVSVVLDLMIHDIDIILSIVKSPVTAIRPTGLPVLSGEVDIAHARLEFASGCVANVTASRVGREPLRKVRVFQHDGYISIDYLCRKVAVCRREGGPEGLRITTEELGFERQDALLMEIQAFVQAVREGTPAAVTGEEGRAALAVALAISEAIRDQEAAFRARGVFVPENPI
- the fabZ gene encoding 3-hydroxyacyl-ACP dehydratase FabZ; translated protein: MLLDIQQILQRLPHRYPFLLVDKVIECRTGQSILAVKNVSYNEPFFSGHFPGRPVMPGVMILEAMAQTTALLAFGSEPEGSQPDTLYYLVGVDKARFKKPVVPGDQLLMEAHLTREIRGIYRFEAEARVDGKLVASAEIMATQAFGPR
- the lpxA gene encoding acyl-ACP--UDP-N-acetylglucosamine O-acyltransferase, whose amino-acid sequence is MSTLGSDRVGPRIHPSAIVDPGARLAEGIEIGPYAVIEADVEIGPDCRIAAHAVIKRYTRMGRGNRVHEHAVLGGTPQDLAFRGVQSGLEIGDGNTIREGVTLHRATREGHCTRIGDGTFLMAYSHVAHDCTVGSHVVIANGACLGGHVSVGERAFLSAAVAVHQFCRIGRLCMVSGLAGVNMDCLPFTLVTGAPARVVGLNKVGLQRAGMDPEAIADLKRAFQRLFAEAGATREALAALSEQSSPLVREWVEFIRGSSRGFARQCP